From the genome of Malus sylvestris chromosome 6, drMalSylv7.2, whole genome shotgun sequence, one region includes:
- the LOC126626106 gene encoding glutathione S-transferase U9-like gives MWASPYVKRVELALKLNGIPYEYVEEDLKNKSPSLLKLNLVHQKVPVLVHNGKPIVESLVILEYIDETWKTGLLPQDPYKRSLVHLWAGFMQHVFESMVSVLKTSGQAQEKAIKEVSEKLNLLEEGLKGFYPNGFPKSFDPKNVGLLEVVILAHLRVYEAREEVIGFKVIDLQITPLIYSCIRAMTEIPEVKEVSNPHEKVVAFLKFFRNKAIKSSD, from the exons ATGTGGGCAAGCCCTTATGTAAAGAGGGTGGAATTGGCCCTCAAACTTAATGGCATACCCTATGAATATGTGGAAGAAGACTTGAAGAACAAAAGCCCATCACTCCTCAAGTTGAATCTTGTTCATCAGAAAGTTCCAGTGCTTGTCCACAATGGAAAACCGATTGTTGAGTCTCTTGTCATCCTTGAATACATCGATGAAACCTGGAAAACTGGACTTCTTCCACAAGATCCCTATAAAAGATCCCTAGTTCACTTATGGGCCGGCTTTATGCAACAT GTGTTTGAGAGCATGGTCTCAGTGTTGAAAACCAGTGGGCAAGCACAAGAGAAAGCCATCAAAGAAGTGAGTGAGAAACTAAATCTGCTTGAAGAGGGACTGAAGGGTTTCTACCCTAATGGATTTCCCAAGTCGTTTGACCCTAAGAATGTTGGACTCCTAGAAGTGGTCATTCTTGCACACTTACGGGTATATGAGGCTCGGGAAGAAGTCATTGGATTTAAGGTCATAGACCTTCAAATAACTCCACTCATATATTCATGCATAAGAGCAATGACTGAGATACCTGAGGTGAAAGAGGTGAGCAATCCTCATGAGAAAGTGGTGGCTTTCCTCAAGTTTTTCAGAAATAAAGCTATTAAATCTTCTGACTGA